A DNA window from Hemibagrus wyckioides isolate EC202008001 linkage group LG11, SWU_Hwy_1.0, whole genome shotgun sequence contains the following coding sequences:
- the txnrd3 gene encoding thioredoxin reductase 3, with protein sequence MPPVENDNAQIKARLQEFIDSNLVVIFSKSYCPYCKKVKELFKELNVACEAMELDLIENGSSYQDVLMEMTGQKTVPNVFVNKTHVGGCDKTIQAHKDGYLQQLLGAESTAYDYDLIVIGGGSGGLACSKEAAALGKKVMVLDYVVPTPLGTSWGLGGTCVNVGCIPKKLMHQTAMLHTALEDARKFGWEFSEAVNHNWETMKSAVNNYIGSLNWGYRVALRDKNVTYMNSYAEFVEPHKIKATTKRGKEMFHTAAKFVLATGERPRYLGIPGDKEYCITSDDLFYLSYCPGKTLVIGASYVALECGGFLAGLGLDVTIMVRSILLRGFDQDMANRAGDHMETYGIKFIRKFVPIKIEQLEAGTPGRLKVTAKSTETDEIIEGEYNTVLIAVGRDACTGNIGLDKAGVFVNPKNGKIPVNDEEQTNIPHIYAIGDILEGKWELTPVAIQAGRLLARRLFAGSSEKCDYVNVPTTVFTPLEYGSCGLSEEKAIELYGEENLEIFHSLFWPLEYTIPNRDNNRCYAKIICNKLDNERVIGFHYLGPNAGEVTQGFGVAMKCGATKQQLDSTIGIHPTCAEIFTTMEVTKRSGGDIKQTGC encoded by the exons ATGCCGCCGGTAGAGAATGACAACGCTCAGATTAAAGCTCGACTACAGGAGTTCATCGACAGCAATCTTGTTGTGATTTTCAGCAAATCCTACTGTCCCTACTGTAAAAAG GTGAAGGAGCTCTTTAAAGAGTTGAATGTGGCATGTGAAGCTATGGAACTGGATCTGATTG AGAATGGTTCCAGCTACCAGGATGTGCTGATGGAGATGACTGGGCAGAAAACTGTCCCCAATGTCTTTGTCAACAAGACACATGTCGGAGGCTGTGACAAGACCATACAG GCACATAAAGATGGCTACCTACAGCAGCTGCTGGGAGCGGAGAGCACAGCGTACGACTATGACCTCATTGTGATAGGAGGTGGCTCTGGAGGCCTGGCCTGCTCAAAG GAAGCAGCTGCCTTGGGGAAGAAGGTCATGGTTCTGGATTATGTTGTCCCCACACCTTTGGGCACATCTTGGG GTCTGGGTGGCACGTGTGTGAACGTGGGCTGTATTCCCAAGAAGTTGATGCATCAGACCGCGATGCTGCACACTGCTCTGGAGGATGCCCGCAAATTTGGTTGGGAGTTCAGTGAAGCAG TAAATCATAACTGGGAAACGATGAAGAGTGCCGTGAATAACTACATCGGCTCTTTGAATTGGGGCTACAGAGTCGCCTTACGTGACAAAAATGTCACCTATATGAATTCTTATGCAGAGTTTGTGGAGCCGCACAAAATCAAG GCCACCACCAAGCGAGGCAAAGAGATGTTCCACACTGCAGCCAAGTTTGTGCTGGCAACAGGAGAGCGGCCTCGCTACCTGGGCATCCCTGGAGACAAAGAATACTGCATCACcag TGATGATCTCTTCTACCTGTCCTACTGTCCTGGTAAGACGCTAGTGATCGGAGCGTCGTATGTGGCTCTGGAGTGCGGAGGATTCCTGGCCGGACTGGGGCTTGATGTCACCATAATGGTACGCTCCATTCTGCTGAGAGGCTTTGACCAGGACATGGCCAACCGTGCAGGGGACCACATGGAGACATATGGGATCAAATTCATCCGGAAGTTTGTTCCTATTaag ATAGAGCAACTTGAGGCTGGCACTCCAGGCAGATTGAAAGTGACTGCCAAGTCTACAGAGACTGATGAGATCATTGAAGGAGAGTACAACACT GTGCTGATAGCTGTGGGTCGTGATGCTTGTACAGGAAATATAGGTCTAGACAAAGCTGGAGTGTTTGTCAACCCAAA GAATGGGAAGATCCCAGTAAATGATGAAGAGcagaccaacattccacacatCTACGCAATTGGGGATATCCTGGAAGGCAAGTGGGAGCTGACTCCTGTGGCTATTCAGGCTGGGAGACTGTTGGCGCGAAGGCTGTTTGCAGGTTCCTCTGAGAAG TGTGACTATGTGAATGTTCCTACCACTGTGTTCACCCCTCTGGAGTATGGCAGTTGTGGTCTTTCTGAGGAAAAGGCCATAGAGCTTTACGGAGAGGAAAacctggag ATTTTCCACAGTCTGTTTTGGCCTCTGGAGTACACCATACCAAACAGGGACAACAACAGATGCTATGCCAAGATCATTTGCAACAAGTTGGACAAT GAACGTGTGATTGGTTTTCACTACCTGGGCCCTAACGCTGGAGAGGTGACTCAAGGCTTTGGTGTTGCCATGAAGTGTGGAGCTACTAAGCAGCAGTTAGACAGCACCATTGGGATACATCCTACCTGTGCTGAG ATCTTCACCACAATGGAAGTGACTAAGAGGTCAGGTGGTGACATCAAACAAACTGGTTGCTGA
- the LOC131361922 gene encoding carbohydrate sulfotransferase 11-like → MRKPKINRMVLAMCLGSFIMLIFYFQSHLKPAQDSGQARGGRKSVRSPLQALYTTDPTELSPLQLMHQSRRDLLEDVCHSYTHKRRVLIPEDLKHLIVDDRHGLLYCYVPKVACTNWKRVLMVLTGDTQRDPLQIPANEAHVPGTLRTLSEYSTSEINQRLRTYLKFVFVREPFERLVSAYRNKFTRSYNTAFHKRYGTKIIQRHRAEASPEALERGDDVSFSEFVRYLVDPGTQREEPFNEHWERVHSLCHPCLIHYNILGKYETLQQDSSYVLKLSGVDDKVTFPTSAKSTRTTADMVASYFKDISSAYQKKLYNLYKMDFLLFNYSMPAYLKFK, encoded by the exons ATGAGAAAACCGAAAATCAACCGCATGGTGCTTGCTATGTGCCTGGGGTCCTTCATAATGCTCATATTCTATTTTCAGAGTCACTTGAAACCAG CACAGGACAGTGGGCAGGCCAGAGGAGGCAGGAAATCAGTGAGGAGTCCACTCCAAGCCCTTTATACTACTGACCCT ACAGAACTGTCTCCACTTCAGCTGATGCATCAAAGTCGACGTGACCTCCTGGAGGATGTGTGCCACTCTTACACTCACAAACGTCGTGTCCTGATCCCAGAGGATCTCAAGCACCTGATTGTGGATGATCGTCATGGCCTGCTTTATTGCTACGTGCCCAAAGTCGCTTGCACAAATTGGAAGCGTGTCCTGATGGTCCTGACAGGTGACACGCAAAGAGACCCCCTTCAGATTCCAGCCAATGAGGCACATGTCCCAGGCACGCTGCGCACTCTGTCTGAGTATTCTACCTCTGAAATCAACCAGCGTCTACGCACCTACCtaaagtttgtgtttgtgcgtgaACCCTTTGAGCGGCTTGTTTCAGCATACCGCAACAAGTTCACGCGCAGCTACAACACAGCCTTTCACAAGCGGTACGGCACTAAGATAATCCAGCGACACCGTGCTGAGGCAAGTCCCGAGGCTCTGGAGCGTGGAGATGATGTCTCATTCTCGGAGTTTGTGCGCTACCTGGTGGACCCGGGCACGCAGCGTGAAGAGCCCTTCAACGAGCACTGGGAGCGTGtgcactctctctgtcaccccTGCCTCATACACTACAACATTCTAGGCAAGTACGAGACGCTGCAGCAGGACTCCAGCTACGTGCTCAAACTGTCCGGAGTGGACGACAAGGTCACATTTCCCACCTCGGCCAAAAGTACACGCACCACGGCAGACATGGTCGCCAGCTACTTTAAGGATATCAGCTCAGCCTATCAGAAAAAGCTGTACAACCTGTACAAGATGGACTTTCTGCTTTTTAATTATTCCATGCCCGCCTACCTGAAGTTCAAATAA